CATGGCTCAGGCTGCCTCCACGATGCGGATGAATTCGTCTTCCAAGGAGCGCGATTCCATGCGCTCGCGGAAGGACTTGAAGGGACCGTTGAAGAGCAGGCGGCCCTTGTGGATGATGGCCAGGTCGTCGGCCAGAAGGCTTACTTCTCCCATGATGTGGGTGGAGAAAATGACGGTCTTGCCCCGTCCCCGGCAGTCTTTGATCAACTGTACGATGTTGCGCGCCGAGATGACGTCGAGTCCTGCCGTGGGTTCATCGAAGACTACCACCTCGGGATCGTGAATCATGGTGCGGGCGATGGAGACCCGCTGCTTTTGCCCGGTGGAGAGCTTGCCGATGCGCTGATGAGTGAAGGATTCGATGCCCAGACGGTCGATCAACTCATCGCGCCGCTTTTCGAATTCGGCCGAGGGGAGTTCGTACAGGTCAGCGTAATACTTGAGGATCTCGAGCGGCGTCAAACGAGCGTAAAGGCCCGTGCTGCCGGTCAGGAATCCCATCGAAGCCCGCACCTGGCTCGGGGACTTGCGGACGTCGTTCCCGTTGACGGTCACGGTTCCTGAAGAGGGTTTCATGAGCGTGGCCATGATGCGCAGGGCCGTGGTCTTTCCGGCGCCGTTAGGACCC
This region of Acidobacteriota bacterium genomic DNA includes:
- a CDS encoding ATP-binding cassette domain-containing protein, which encodes MIEVQRLTKTFQLSRRQRRELGKDQSTKTLTAVDDVSFECRPGRIFTLLGPNGAGKTTALRIMATLMKPSSGTVTVNGNDVRKSPSQVRASMGFLTGSTGLYARLTPLEILKYYADLYELPSAEFEKRRDELIDRLGIESFTHQRIGKLSTGQKQRVSIARTMIHDPEVVVFDEPTAGLDVISARNIVQLIKDCRGRGKTVIFSTHIMGEVSLLADDLAIIHKGRLLFNGPFKSFRERMESRSLEDEFIRIVEAA